The Chloroflexota bacterium region ACAAGATTGGTGGCGTCGTGTTCGAGCTGCTCAACTTCTCACCCTTCGATTAGACTTTTCCACAGCTCTGACGTTATTCCCAGTGTGTTGACATAAAGAGAGGAAGGGAGCGAGATATACTCGCTCCCTTCCCCAGTGTAAGTGTCGTCCCGATGTCTTACTTGATTTCGATACGCTTGCTCTTGGCCTCTTCGGCCTTGGGCAGCCTTATCTCGAGTACACCGTTCTCCAGGGCGGCTGACGCCTTGCCAGCATCAACAGGGAAGGGAAGAGACAGCGTCCGGGAGAACTTGCCAAAGTGCCTCTCACACAGGTAGTAGGTGTGCTCTTTGACTTCCTCCTCAGCCTTCTTCTCAGCCTCTATGCGAAGCACATCCCCGTCGACGGTGACCCCGAAGCCCTCCTTGCCGATACCCGGAAGCTCTGCCTTTACCACCAGCTCATCCCCTATCTCCTTAACATCGAGCCTCATATAGTGCCCATCAGTCCAGGGCTCCCAGGTCCCCCACAGCCCCTCGAACTCATCAAGTAGACTCGGCCTTCTGATTACCAGGCTGGTCATCTTACACCTCCTCTCCTTCAATTGTTTTAATTTTATTTGGTTTAGGGTGGGTAGTAAGCGACTTTTGTCACACTGGATTAGGAGGTTCCCTACCTGAATTAGAATGGGCTACCACAGGTGGAGGGGAGGGTGGATGTTATGCAAGGTGATAGAATAGGGACACGGAACAATAAACTTGGCAGAAAGCACGGACAGTTACACGTCATTACAGAGATTACTATAGCGAACCTGGGTACGGATGCTTGTTCCGCCTGATGCCAATCCTGTAGAATAGACATCGAAGCATCCCTGGAGACACTGGTTGAAAAAGCCACTTCTGTTGCTTTTTGATGGTCATGCCCTAGTGCATAGAGCCTTCCATGCCTTGCCGCCGCTCTCGGTCAGCAAGACGGGGGAACCGACAGGGGCTGTGTACGGTTTCGTCCGCATGCTTCTCAAGACAGTGCAGGACTTGAAGCCGACTCACTGGGCCATTGCCTTCGATCGTCCGGCCCTCACCTTCAGACATTTGGAGTTTGAAGAATATAAGGCGCAGCGCCCTGAAGCTCCCGATGACCTGCGGCGGCAGTTTGGCCGGGTGCGCCAGGTGGTGAAGGCCTTCAATGTCCCTACCTTCGAGATGGATGGCTATGAAGCTGATGACCTGCTGGGGACGCTGGCCCGCCAGGCAGCGGCCCAAGGGATCGATACCATTATCGTCAGCGGCGATAATGACATGCTGCAACTCATTTCTCCCAGGGTGAAGGTGCTTCTGCCCAAGAGAACCTTCGGGGAGACCACCCTGTACGACACAACGGCGGTGCACCAGAAACTGGGCATCGCTCCGGAACAGATTCCTGACTTCAAGGGCCTCAAGGGTGACCCCTCCGACAATATCCCCGGCGTCCCCGGTGTCGGCGAGAAAACGGCTGCTAGGCTGATTCAGCTTTACGGCAGTGTAGAAGGTATCTATGAGCACATCGATGAGGTGACGCCGCCGAAGCTGCGGGAGACGCTCCTGGCAGAGAAAGACAAGGCAAAGCGAAGCAAGATGCTGGCTACCATCCGCACCGACGCCCCGGTGGATTTCGACCCGGTGCGGTGCCAAACAACGGCCGTCAACCGGAGCGAACTTGTGCCACTCTTTCGCGAACTGGAGTTCTTCAGCCTGGCGAACAAGCTGCCCGAATTGGGAGAGCCTACTGTGATTGAGGCGGTGGCACCTCCCCCCTCAGCCGGTGCCGATAGGGAAGAGTGTGTGCTGGTGGACACTACCTCTGCCCTGGAAGAGCTAGTGGCCAGACTTCCTGGTACTGCATCCTTCGTCATTCATCTTGTGACCCGCCTCATGCGGGCCAGGTCGGCCGGTGCCGCCATAGCCGGCATAGCTCTGTGCCTTCCCAAGGAGAGGGCCTACTACCTGCCAGTGGCGCAAGGGGTGTGGGACACAGCACCGCAACTAGACCTTCAGCAAACACTGGAGCGGCTCAGGCCAGTGCTATCGGATGCCCGGATCGCCAAGCTGGCCCACAATGGCAAAGAGGTCATCAGCAAGCTGGCGGAATGCGGTGTCACGCTGACAAACCTGGAATTCGATACCATGATCGCCGCCTATCTTCTGGGACAAAAATCCGTGGAGTTGAAGGATCTGGCCCCGAGCAAGTTGGGCATTGAGATAACTTCACCGGCAGACCAACCTGGCCTGTCCGCAGTAGCCCAGCACGCCTGCCAGCAGGCCAGTGTTATCAGCCGACTTCACCCGCTGTTGCAGAGGGAGATGGACGAGAAGCAGTTGTCGCGGCTGTTTCAGGGAGTGGAGATGCCTCTGGTGCCCGTTATCGTGCGCATGGAGAGGAATGGGGTGGCGCTGGACGTTGATCTGTTGAGGCACATGTCTCAAAACCTAGGGACACAGCTGGTGAACCTGGAGCAGGAGATTTATGGCTATGCCGGACACAGGTTCAATATCAACTCGCCTCAGCAACTGGGCGGCGTGCTGTTTGCCGAATTGAAGCTGCCAGGGGCGAAGAAAACGAAGACTGGCTACTCCACAGATGCCTCGATCCTGGAGGGGCTGAGAGAAGCGAACCCTATAGTGAACCTGATCCTGGAATATCGGCAGCTTAGCAAGCTCAAGTCCACCTACATTGACGCTCTTCCAGCGCTGATCAACCCCGCGACACGCCGGGTGCACACCAGCTTCAACCAGACGGTGACTGCCACAGGCCGGCTATCTTCCAGCGAGCCAAACCTGCAGAATGTCCCCATTAGGGGGGAATTTGGCAGGCAGATAAGACAAGCCTTTATCGCCGAGCCACCCTGGTTTCTGGTGAGCGCGGACTATTCGCAGATCGATCTTCGTGTCCTGGCCCACCTTTCCCAAGACCTGCGCCTGCTGACTGCCTTCAGGCAGGATGAAGATATCCACGCTGCTACTGCCTCAGAGGTGTTCGGCGTCGGCCTGGCGGACGTGACTCCCGAAACGCGCCGAACAGCCAAGGTGGTGAACTTCGGCGTAATCTACGGGATGAGTGGCTACGGTCTTGAGCAGGCTACCGAACTCTCCAGGGAGGAGGCGGTCCGGTTTATCGCCTCTTATTTTGAGAAATACCCCGGGGTGAAGGACTACCTGGAACGCACCAAGCGGCAGGCGAAGGAAGACGGTTTTGTACAGACGCTGTTGGGACGCAGGCGGTATATCGCCGACCTCCATTCCTCTAATCGACAGGTTCGAGAGGCCGCGGAGCGGATGGCTATAAATATGCCTGTCCAGGGCACGTCTGCCGATATTATCAAGGTGGCCATGATTAACCTCCAGCGGGAGATGGATAGAGATGCTCTAAAGAGCAAGATGATCCTTCAGATCCATGACGAGCTTCTCTTTGAGGTGCCGCCGGAGGAGCTGGATCGAGTGGCAAGTCTAACAGCAAGGACGATGTCCCAGGCAATGGAACTAAGCATCCCGCTGAAGGTAGAGGTAAAGGTGGGTAGGAACTGGGGCGATATGGAGCTGCATACAAGCTGTCAGTAGCCAACAACTGATGGCCGCACTCACTCACACCTGACGATTAGGTGGAGGTGGCAGAGACCCGTTACCAATCTCAGTAATGACGGAAATATATTGGCGAATGATCCCGAAGTCGCGGCGAGGCTGAGAGCTTGGGCTGGAAAACACTGAGATGACTCTTTGAATAGATGAGCTTGTAGTGAGGGCAATTGTGGGACTATTCCTGGGGTTTCC contains the following coding sequences:
- a CDS encoding Hsp20/alpha crystallin family protein, which produces MTSLVIRRPSLLDEFEGLWGTWEPWTDGHYMRLDVKEIGDELVVKAELPGIGKEGFGVTVDGDVLRIEAEKKAEEEVKEHTYYLCERHFGKFSRTLSLPFPVDAGKASAALENGVLEIRLPKAEEAKSKRIEIK
- the polA gene encoding DNA polymerase I, producing MKKPLLLLFDGHALVHRAFHALPPLSVSKTGEPTGAVYGFVRMLLKTVQDLKPTHWAIAFDRPALTFRHLEFEEYKAQRPEAPDDLRRQFGRVRQVVKAFNVPTFEMDGYEADDLLGTLARQAAAQGIDTIIVSGDNDMLQLISPRVKVLLPKRTFGETTLYDTTAVHQKLGIAPEQIPDFKGLKGDPSDNIPGVPGVGEKTAARLIQLYGSVEGIYEHIDEVTPPKLRETLLAEKDKAKRSKMLATIRTDAPVDFDPVRCQTTAVNRSELVPLFRELEFFSLANKLPELGEPTVIEAVAPPPSAGADREECVLVDTTSALEELVARLPGTASFVIHLVTRLMRARSAGAAIAGIALCLPKERAYYLPVAQGVWDTAPQLDLQQTLERLRPVLSDARIAKLAHNGKEVISKLAECGVTLTNLEFDTMIAAYLLGQKSVELKDLAPSKLGIEITSPADQPGLSAVAQHACQQASVISRLHPLLQREMDEKQLSRLFQGVEMPLVPVIVRMERNGVALDVDLLRHMSQNLGTQLVNLEQEIYGYAGHRFNINSPQQLGGVLFAELKLPGAKKTKTGYSTDASILEGLREANPIVNLILEYRQLSKLKSTYIDALPALINPATRRVHTSFNQTVTATGRLSSSEPNLQNVPIRGEFGRQIRQAFIAEPPWFLVSADYSQIDLRVLAHLSQDLRLLTAFRQDEDIHAATASEVFGVGLADVTPETRRTAKVVNFGVIYGMSGYGLEQATELSREEAVRFIASYFEKYPGVKDYLERTKRQAKEDGFVQTLLGRRRYIADLHSSNRQVREAAERMAINMPVQGTSADIIKVAMINLQREMDRDALKSKMILQIHDELLFEVPPEELDRVASLTARTMSQAMELSIPLKVEVKVGRNWGDMELHTSCQ